The following proteins are encoded in a genomic region of uncultured Hyphomonas sp.:
- a CDS encoding HK97 family phage prohead protease has translation MNGEDRNMLIEGYAALFGIPDQSGDVVRAGAFAHTLRSGAALPMLLQHRQGALAGRWTRVTEDGCGLFMRGLIEKPGVVRLVREGLSGLSIGFRPRLWKPLPGGGRELIEMDLVEVSLVQAPMQVRARFTVMETVAA, from the coding sequence ATGAATGGAGAAGACAGAAACATGTTGATCGAAGGCTATGCCGCCCTGTTCGGAATACCGGACCAGTCGGGAGACGTCGTGCGCGCGGGGGCGTTCGCGCACACGCTCCGGTCCGGGGCCGCCCTGCCGATGTTGTTGCAGCATCGGCAGGGCGCGCTGGCCGGGCGCTGGACCAGGGTGACCGAAGACGGGTGCGGCCTGTTCATGCGTGGACTGATCGAAAAGCCGGGCGTTGTGCGGCTGGTGCGTGAGGGCCTCAGCGGCCTTTCCATCGGGTTCCGTCCGCGCCTGTGGAAGCCGCTGCCCGGCGGCGGGCGAGAGCTGATCGAGATGGACCTCGTGGAAGTCTCGCTGGTGCAGGCGCCGATGCAGGTGCGGGCGCGGTTCACGGTGATGGAAACAGTGGCGGCTTGA